A genome region from Schistocerca americana isolate TAMUIC-IGC-003095 chromosome 1, iqSchAmer2.1, whole genome shotgun sequence includes the following:
- the LOC124621933 gene encoding protein SREK1IP1-like produces the protein MDPEILARLIPQGKETVRPACKKCGYAGHLTYQCRNFLKVDPNKEIVLDISSTSSDSADDYLTPLTELREKELKKKLKKAKKSAKKKKRKKKKTKKKSKERDRSRSRSRSESDTDSESESDSDKKHKRHKRKKHKKHKKSTHPSDDSANESD, from the coding sequence ATGGATCCAGAAATACTTGCTCGACTTATACCACAGGGAAAGGAGACGGTACGCCCCGCGTGCAAGAAATGTGGCTACGCAGGACATTTGACGTATCAGTGTAGAAATTTTCTTAAGGTTGATCCAAACAAGGAAATTGTCCTCGACATTAGTAGTACGAGTAGCGACAGTGCTGATGATTACTTGACACCGTTAACGGAATTACGTGAGAAGGAACTAAAGAAAAAGCTGAAGAAAGCCAAGAAAAGTgctaagaagaaaaagaggaagaaaaagaaaacaaagaaaaaatcgaAAGAACGTGACAGATCCCGGTCTCGTTCTAGATCAGAGAGTGACACCGATAGTGAATCAGAAAGTGACAGTGATAAGAAACACAAAAGACATAAAAGAAAGAAGCATAAAAAACATAAGAAATCAACGCACCCCTCAGATGACAGTGCAAATGAATCCGACTGA